One Aliiroseovarius sediminilitoris DNA window includes the following coding sequences:
- a CDS encoding lysophospholipid acyltransferase family protein: MRHAVQWLRSLVFIVQMYLMMAVLAVFFTPLAIWNRDFAFSAIHTYCRWVRWTAGWMVGLRTEIRGEVPMDEVVIASKHQSFLDIIMITSAVPRPKFIMKRQLKWAPIVGYYAYRIGCVAVDRGKRGAAIKQMLADVKSGTALPGQLIIFPQGTRVGAGETKPYKIGTGVLYRETGQPCVPASTNVGMFWKRHGIMRYPGLAVVEFHPRIEPGLELNDFMKRLEATVESGSNALMKEAKLEVDALWIS; this comes from the coding sequence ATGCGCCACGCAGTTCAATGGCTTCGGTCGCTTGTATTCATTGTTCAGATGTATCTGATGATGGCGGTGCTGGCCGTGTTCTTCACGCCGCTGGCGATCTGGAACCGTGACTTTGCCTTTTCTGCGATCCACACCTATTGCCGCTGGGTGCGCTGGACGGCGGGCTGGATGGTTGGGCTGCGCACGGAAATCCGGGGCGAGGTGCCAATGGACGAGGTGGTCATTGCTTCGAAACACCAGAGCTTTCTGGACATCATCATGATCACATCGGCCGTGCCCCGTCCGAAATTCATCATGAAAAGACAGCTCAAATGGGCACCGATTGTTGGATATTATGCCTATCGAATTGGGTGTGTGGCTGTTGATCGCGGCAAGCGCGGCGCGGCAATCAAGCAGATGCTGGCGGACGTGAAGTCAGGGACGGCCTTGCCGGGGCAACTGATCATTTTCCCGCAGGGCACACGTGTCGGGGCGGGCGAGACCAAGCCTTACAAGATCGGCACCGGCGTTCTGTATCGCGAAACCGGACAGCCCTGTGTGCCCGCCTCGACCAATGTGGGGATGTTCTGGAAGCGCCACGGTATCATGCGTTACCCGGGCCTTGCCGTGGTTGAGTTCCACCCGCGTATCGAGCCGGGATTGGAGCTGAATGACTTCATGAAACGGCTGGAAGCAACCGTCGAATCCGGGTCGAACGCCTTGATGAAAGAGGCGAAGTTGGAGGTGGACGCATTATGGATTTCCTGA
- a CDS encoding MurR/RpiR family transcriptional regulator, translated as MGKKPLVKDQIREKQDELTAAERRLTATLLDDSLVAGLQSITKLAESAEVSTPTIIRLARKLGYQGFPDLQDAIREEIAAQMKEPLAKLETAELSAGKDHIISRFAEAVSRNINRSLERLDLDEFDKAAALLSDLNRRLYLLGGRITRSNAHYFFNHLQIIRPGVTQLDFSPSVWPQSLLDMDENSTLIVFDIRRYEKELERLAKLVVDHGANIVLFTDQWGSPIERYATFCFRSMVEVPSSWDSTLAINFLIEALVAEIQSRSDSTDRIAALEDMIGESRIFRSN; from the coding sequence ATGGGAAAGAAGCCTCTCGTCAAAGACCAGATCCGCGAGAAGCAGGATGAACTGACGGCGGCTGAGCGGCGGCTGACCGCCACGCTTCTTGACGATTCTCTGGTTGCGGGTTTGCAGTCCATTACCAAGCTGGCCGAAAGCGCCGAGGTCTCAACCCCGACGATTATCCGGCTGGCCCGCAAACTGGGCTATCAGGGCTTCCCGGACCTGCAAGACGCCATCCGCGAAGAGATCGCCGCCCAAATGAAAGAACCATTGGCGAAGCTGGAAACGGCTGAGTTGTCGGCAGGCAAGGATCATATCATCAGTCGTTTTGCCGAAGCGGTGTCGCGCAATATCAACCGCAGTCTGGAACGGCTGGATCTGGACGAATTCGACAAGGCTGCGGCGCTTTTGTCGGACCTGAACCGACGTCTGTATCTGCTCGGTGGCCGGATCACCCGGTCCAATGCTCATTACTTTTTCAACCATCTTCAAATCATTCGCCCGGGCGTGACGCAGCTGGATTTCTCGCCCAGTGTCTGGCCGCAATCGCTGTTGGACATGGACGAGAATTCGACGCTCATCGTGTTCGACATCCGACGGTATGAAAAGGAACTGGAGCGTCTGGCCAAGCTGGTGGTTGATCATGGTGCAAACATCGTGCTTTTCACCGACCAATGGGGGTCGCCTATTGAACGTTACGCGACCTTCTGTTTCCGCAGCATGGTCGAAGTGCCGTCAAGCTGGGATTCGACCCTTGCCATCAACTTTCTGATTGAAGCGCTGGTGGCAGAAATCCAAAGCCGCAGCGACAGCACCGACCGCATCGCGGCCTTGGAAGACATGATAGGTGAATCGCGAATATTTCGCAGCAACTGA
- a CDS encoding N-formylglutamate amidohydrolase: MLRTAWPAAALIGSTGLAPIVLVCEHASRFIPPELDALGLSEDAQGSHVAWDIGALDVAKCLSTGLDAPLVVGEISRLVYDCNRPLEAPDCTPSRSEVFDIPGNVDLNDIDKQSRFDTVHAPFHATVDYAIDRQIARVDAPVLLVTVHSFTPVFHGQRRTLDIGYLHDNNSRAATMAVNIERDRGTYRAAINEPYAARDGVTYTLAKHGEARGLDNVMIEIRNDLIDTPATAEAMADHLVTTLSQVAAHISTPETVKT, translated from the coding sequence ATGCTCAGGACAGCTTGGCCAGCGGCTGCGCTGATCGGTTCGACAGGGCTGGCACCCATAGTGCTGGTCTGCGAGCACGCATCCCGATTCATCCCACCAGAACTTGACGCGCTTGGACTGTCTGAAGATGCGCAAGGCTCACACGTGGCGTGGGATATCGGCGCTTTGGATGTCGCCAAGTGTCTGAGCACCGGGCTTGATGCCCCCCTTGTCGTGGGTGAGATCTCTCGGTTGGTTTACGACTGCAACCGACCCCTGGAAGCCCCAGATTGCACCCCGTCCCGCAGCGAGGTATTCGACATTCCCGGCAATGTTGACCTGAACGATATTGACAAACAGTCTCGTTTCGACACGGTCCATGCGCCATTTCACGCGACGGTAGATTACGCGATTGATAGACAGATTGCGCGCGTGGACGCGCCGGTGCTGTTGGTGACGGTGCACAGTTTTACACCCGTTTTTCACGGTCAGCGCCGGACGCTGGACATCGGATACCTGCACGACAACAACAGCAGAGCCGCCACGATGGCCGTCAACATCGAACGCGACCGGGGCACATACCGCGCGGCAATCAACGAACCCTATGCCGCCCGTGACGGCGTGACTTACACACTGGCCAAGCACGGCGAGGCGCGTGGGCTGGACAATGTCATGATCGAAATTCGCAACGACCTGATCGACACGCCCGCAACCGCCGAGGCGATGGCCGATCATCTCGTCACCACTCTGTCGCAAGTCGCTGCGCACATCTCCACACCGGAAACCGTCAAAACATGA
- a CDS encoding cell division ATP-binding protein FtsE, with protein MIELEQVSYGYGDHTLLSDISMKLAPGSFHFLTGPSGAGKTTLIKLCYAELIATQGRVSLFDQDAQRMSRDDVAKARRRIGVVHQDCQFLDHLGIAENVSLPLTVSGRSLENPSELDDLLAWVGLTAQRDAKPPELSGGERQRAALARAVVMSPDVILADEPTGNIDWDMSLRLLRLLVELNKMGKTVLIATHDMNLIRSAKAQIQARVLRISNKQLHQAGADL; from the coding sequence GTGATCGAGCTGGAACAAGTGTCCTACGGATATGGGGACCACACTCTTTTATCCGACATTTCCATGAAACTTGCGCCGGGTTCGTTTCACTTTTTGACAGGCCCTTCGGGTGCCGGGAAAACGACGTTGATCAAGCTGTGTTATGCAGAGCTGATCGCGACGCAGGGCAGGGTTTCGCTGTTTGATCAGGATGCGCAACGGATGTCCCGGGATGACGTCGCGAAGGCGCGCAGGCGGATCGGCGTTGTGCATCAGGATTGTCAGTTTCTGGATCATCTGGGTATTGCGGAAAACGTGTCCCTTCCCCTGACGGTTTCTGGGCGCAGCCTTGAGAACCCATCCGAACTTGATGACCTGCTGGCTTGGGTGGGGCTGACGGCGCAGCGCGACGCCAAGCCGCCAGAATTGTCAGGTGGTGAACGACAGAGGGCTGCCCTGGCCCGAGCAGTGGTGATGTCGCCGGATGTCATATTGGCGGATGAACCCACCGGGAACATTGATTGGGACATGTCGCTTCGGTTGCTCAGACTGCTGGTCGAATTGAACAAGATGGGCAAGACAGTGCTGATTGCCACCCATGACATGAACCTGATCCGATCTGCCAAGGCACAAATTCAGGCACGGGTGTTACGCATTTCGAACAAGCAGCTCCACCAGGCGGGAGCGGACCTATGA
- a CDS encoding pyridoxamine 5'-phosphate oxidase family protein, which yields MDFLNSIEELEALYGAPSIGSQVKVADHLMPTYRKWIEASRFCVLSTVGPEGTDGTPRGDDGPVVMILDAQTLALPDWRGNNRIDSLRNIVRDPRVSVMFMVSGSTNVVRVNGEARLTTDGALRARFEKGGKLPQTVAVIRIHEVYVQCAKAIMRSRLWAAGDDSGDLPSIGDILKDMSAGEFGGEAYDKEWPDRAKSTMW from the coding sequence ATGGATTTCCTGAACTCGATCGAGGAACTTGAGGCGCTGTATGGAGCCCCCAGCATAGGGTCGCAGGTCAAGGTTGCAGATCACCTAATGCCGACCTATCGAAAATGGATCGAGGCGTCTCGCTTCTGCGTGCTGTCTACGGTTGGACCCGAAGGCACCGATGGCACCCCGCGGGGCGATGACGGGCCTGTGGTCATGATCCTCGACGCGCAGACGCTGGCCCTTCCGGATTGGCGTGGGAACAATCGCATTGATAGTCTGCGCAACATCGTTCGTGACCCGCGTGTATCAGTTATGTTCATGGTGTCGGGTTCAACGAACGTGGTGCGCGTGAATGGCGAAGCCCGCCTGACAACTGATGGCGCTTTGCGTGCGCGGTTTGAAAAGGGGGGCAAGCTACCCCAGACAGTTGCCGTGATCCGAATACACGAGGTCTATGTGCAATGCGCAAAAGCCATCATGCGGTCGCGACTTTGGGCCGCTGGCGATGATAGCGGCGATCTTCCCAGCATTGGTGACATATTGAAGGACATGAGCGCGGGGGAATTTGGCGGGGAAGCTTATGACAAGGAATGGCCGGACCGCGCCAAGTCGACGATGTGGTGA
- a CDS encoding acetyl-CoA carboxylase carboxyltransferase subunit alpha: MTNYLEFEKPLAEIEGKAEELRALARSNEEMDVEGEAAGLDAKASTLLKDLYKDLSPWRKCLVARHPDRPHCKDYIEALFTEYTPLAGDRNFADDHAVMGGLARLGDIPVVVMGQEKGNDTKSRIERNFGMARPEGYRKAIRLMDLADRFGLPIVMLVDTPGAYPGKGAEERGQSEAIARSTERSLNVKSPVISVIIGEGGSGGAVALATANTVMMLEHSIYSVISPEGCASILWKDSEKMREAAEALRLTAQDLKQLGVIDQIIPEPLGGAQRGRAEAIAAVGKAVEAELKALKKRQKGDALMKERREKFLKMGSKGLAA, from the coding sequence ATGACCAACTATCTTGAGTTTGAGAAACCGCTGGCTGAAATCGAAGGCAAGGCAGAAGAGCTTCGCGCCCTTGCCCGTTCAAACGAAGAGATGGATGTGGAGGGCGAGGCCGCTGGGTTGGATGCCAAAGCGAGCACGCTGCTTAAAGATCTCTATAAAGACCTCTCGCCCTGGCGGAAATGTCTGGTCGCGCGCCACCCCGACCGTCCGCATTGCAAAGACTATATCGAAGCGCTGTTCACAGAATACACCCCGCTGGCCGGAGACAGAAACTTCGCCGATGACCACGCCGTTATGGGCGGACTGGCTCGTCTTGGCGACATCCCGGTTGTGGTGATGGGGCAAGAGAAGGGCAACGACACGAAGTCGCGGATTGAACGCAATTTTGGCATGGCACGGCCCGAAGGCTATCGCAAGGCCATTCGCCTGATGGATCTGGCCGACCGCTTTGGCCTGCCCATCGTGATGCTGGTGGACACCCCCGGTGCCTATCCCGGCAAAGGCGCGGAAGAACGCGGCCAGTCCGAGGCGATCGCGCGGTCAACCGAACGCAGCCTGAATGTGAAATCACCGGTGATCTCTGTCATCATCGGCGAAGGTGGCTCTGGCGGTGCGGTTGCGCTGGCGACCGCCAACACGGTGATGATGCTGGAACACTCGATCTATTCGGTGATCAGCCCGGAAGGCTGCGCCTCGATCTTGTGGAAAGATTCCGAGAAGATGCGCGAAGCCGCCGAGGCCCTGCGCCTGACCGCGCAGGATCTGAAACAGCTCGGCGTGATCGACCAGATCATCCCCGAACCCCTGGGTGGCGCGCAACGCGGGCGCGCCGAGGCTATCGCCGCCGTTGGAAAAGCTGTCGAAGCCGAGCTGAAAGCACTGAAGAAGCGCCAGAAAGGCGATGCGCTGATGAAGGAACGTCGCGAAAAGTTCCTGAAAATGGGGTCGAAGGGGCTGGCGGCCTGA
- a CDS encoding TRAP transporter large permease has product MSYELIAIFMFATMMAMLLTGQRVFGAIGFVAVIAALVLWGDRGGYDLAFSSAMKLMKWYPLLTLPMFIFMGYVLSESKIADDLYKMFHVWMGGLKGGLAIGTIGLMVLISAMNGLSVAGMAIGATIALPELLKRNYDKKMVTGVIQAGSSLGILVPPSVVLVLYAMIARQPVGQLWLAGVLPGLMMAAMFIIYIAVRCHLNPELGPALTEEERDIPMSEKLALLRAGMLPLVIFAAMMVPFVNGWTSLVESSAIGALTAFLAAVLKGRMTKEVFETSVRMTLGISCMFMWIILAALAFGAVFDGLGAVKAIETLFTERLGLNPWVILILMQLSFILMGTFLDDTAMLVIVAPLYVPLVSALGFDLIWYGVLYTITTQIAYMTPPFGYNLFLMRAMAPPEITLRDIYGSILPFVLVMVLALTLVILFPEIALWLPGWVYGN; this is encoded by the coding sequence ATGTCGTATGAGTTGATTGCGATCTTCATGTTCGCAACCATGATGGCGATGCTGTTGACCGGACAGCGCGTGTTCGGCGCCATCGGTTTCGTGGCGGTGATTGCAGCATTGGTGCTTTGGGGCGACCGGGGTGGTTACGACCTTGCCTTTTCCTCGGCTATGAAGCTGATGAAATGGTATCCGCTTCTGACCCTGCCGATGTTCATTTTCATGGGCTACGTGCTGTCGGAATCCAAGATCGCGGATGATCTCTACAAGATGTTTCACGTCTGGATGGGTGGGCTTAAAGGTGGGCTGGCCATCGGCACGATTGGTCTGATGGTCCTGATTTCAGCCATGAACGGGTTGAGTGTTGCGGGCATGGCCATCGGGGCGACGATTGCGCTGCCGGAACTGCTGAAACGGAACTATGACAAGAAAATGGTGACGGGCGTCATTCAGGCCGGATCGTCCTTGGGCATCCTCGTCCCCCCGTCGGTGGTGCTGGTCCTCTATGCGATGATTGCGCGACAACCTGTCGGACAGTTGTGGCTTGCAGGTGTATTGCCCGGTCTGATGATGGCCGCGATGTTCATCATCTATATCGCCGTGCGCTGCCACCTGAACCCCGAGTTGGGCCCTGCCCTTACAGAAGAGGAACGCGACATCCCCATGTCCGAAAAGCTGGCGCTTCTGCGCGCGGGGATGCTACCCTTGGTGATCTTTGCTGCGATGATGGTGCCCTTCGTCAACGGCTGGACATCGCTGGTTGAAAGCTCGGCCATTGGCGCCCTGACCGCATTTCTTGCGGCGGTCCTGAAAGGGCGCATGACCAAGGAAGTGTTCGAGACATCCGTTCGTATGACCCTTGGCATCAGTTGCATGTTCATGTGGATTATTCTTGCCGCTCTTGCCTTTGGCGCCGTGTTCGATGGGTTGGGTGCCGTGAAGGCGATTGAAACGCTGTTCACGGAACGTCTGGGGCTGAATCCATGGGTCATTCTGATCCTGATGCAGCTTAGCTTCATCCTGATGGGAACATTTCTGGATGACACGGCGATGCTGGTGATCGTCGCGCCCCTTTATGTGCCGCTGGTTTCGGCGCTTGGTTTCGATCTGATCTGGTATGGTGTGCTTTATACAATCACGACTCAGATTGCATATATGACGCCGCCTTTTGGCTATAACTTGTTTTTGATGCGCGCGATGGCCCCCCCGGAAATCACATTGCGCGACATTTACGGTTCGATCCTGCCATTCGTGTTGGTGATGGTGCTGGCCCTTACACTGGTCATCCTGTTCCCGGAAATCGCGCTGTGGCTGCCGGGGTGGGTGTACGGAAACTAG
- a CDS encoding zinc-ribbon domain-containing protein, with protein sequence MRLVCPSCGAQYEVDDRVMPENGRDVQCSNCGHGWFQLPPSAEAGIIQSPFDNIDDLDDEAVTDAGDTAEDTPDHPADDGSAVSDSSEEALPARQLDDGVRSILQEEAERERKARESEREGLETQPDLGLDDAPAATADNIKNTMADEQAAARNETAPTSDDIKARNVLPDIEEINSTLDAPADESGEVVVDPADSAEVAAGGFRRGFILVVVLACLLAILYIFAPTIGERFPAVQPALEQFVAFADKVRIGLEEIMRSAIGKMQGLIDKPDAS encoded by the coding sequence ATGCGTCTGGTTTGCCCAAGTTGCGGCGCGCAGTACGAAGTAGATGACCGTGTAATGCCCGAAAACGGGCGTGACGTTCAGTGTTCCAATTGCGGACATGGGTGGTTTCAATTGCCGCCCAGCGCGGAAGCGGGTATCATCCAATCCCCTTTCGACAACATCGACGATCTCGATGACGAGGCAGTGACGGACGCCGGAGATACGGCGGAAGACACCCCCGACCATCCGGCTGACGATGGCTCTGCGGTCAGTGACAGTTCCGAGGAAGCCTTGCCTGCGCGGCAGTTGGACGACGGTGTCCGCAGTATCCTGCAAGAAGAGGCCGAGCGTGAACGCAAAGCCCGCGAAAGCGAACGGGAGGGTCTGGAAACCCAACCGGACCTTGGCCTGGATGATGCCCCGGCGGCGACTGCCGACAACATCAAAAACACCATGGCGGATGAGCAGGCGGCGGCACGGAACGAAACCGCGCCCACATCCGACGACATCAAGGCGCGTAATGTTCTTCCTGATATAGAAGAAATAAACTCGACGCTCGACGCGCCAGCGGATGAGTCGGGCGAAGTTGTTGTCGACCCCGCCGACAGTGCCGAAGTTGCAGCAGGTGGGTTCCGTCGCGGGTTCATTCTTGTTGTGGTTCTGGCGTGTTTGCTGGCCATTCTTTACATCTTCGCACCCACAATCGGCGAACGCTTCCCTGCTGTCCAACCCGCGCTAGAGCAGTTTGTCGCCTTTGCAGATAAAGTGCGCATTGGACTGGAAGAGATCATGCGATCAGCGATCGGCAAGATGCAGGGATTGATCGACAAACCTGACGCCAGCTGA
- a CDS encoding cell division protein FtsX, translating into MSSLMHFLAGDAQADRVVPPTGYTARLTVFAAASMAFLAVFALALSLATGRVADRWGEALAKSLTIRITAPVDQMDAQVLAVMEILATTPGVKNARPLGDDEQRALLEPWFGPDLPLDQLPIPKLIEVVEDGEGFDADGLRARLAGEAPGAILDDHTRWREPLVRAAKRLRALGFVAIVLIAALSGVVITLAASAALAANEQVIRVLRLVGARDRYIAHAFVRRYTLRALGGSSVGTVLGALAIFLMPSTGDQGNFLTGLGFEGWQWLWPLLIPPLAALAAFGATRRTAQTVLQEKR; encoded by the coding sequence ATGAGCAGTCTGATGCATTTTCTTGCCGGTGACGCGCAGGCGGATCGGGTCGTGCCGCCAACCGGTTACACCGCCCGATTGACGGTGTTTGCGGCGGCGTCGATGGCGTTTCTGGCGGTGTTTGCCCTTGCGCTGTCTCTGGCAACGGGCCGGGTGGCCGATCGATGGGGCGAGGCGCTTGCCAAAAGCTTGACCATCCGCATCACCGCGCCGGTTGATCAGATGGACGCACAGGTATTGGCCGTGATGGAAATTCTGGCGACCACACCGGGGGTCAAGAACGCCCGCCCGCTTGGCGATGACGAGCAGCGCGCGCTTTTGGAGCCGTGGTTCGGGCCTGATCTGCCCCTGGATCAACTGCCCATCCCGAAACTGATCGAAGTTGTCGAGGATGGAGAGGGGTTCGACGCCGACGGGTTGCGCGCGCGGCTTGCGGGGGAAGCCCCCGGCGCGATCCTGGACGATCACACGCGCTGGCGCGAGCCGCTTGTGCGGGCGGCCAAGCGGCTTCGGGCGCTGGGCTTCGTGGCTATTGTTCTGATCGCGGCCTTGTCTGGTGTGGTGATCACCTTGGCAGCCTCGGCGGCGCTGGCGGCAAATGAACAGGTGATCCGCGTGCTGCGACTTGTCGGAGCTCGGGACAGATACATCGCACACGCCTTTGTGCGCCGCTATACGTTGCGGGCGCTGGGCGGGTCCTCCGTTGGGACCGTGCTGGGCGCGTTGGCGATCTTCTTGATGCCGTCGACGGGCGATCAGGGGAACTTTCTGACGGGGCTTGGGTTTGAAGGCTGGCAATGGCTGTGGCCCTTACTGATCCCGCCCCTTGCGGCGCTGGCCGCCTTTGGAGCGACGCGACGAACCGCCCAGACCGTCTTGCAGGAGAAACGATAA
- a CDS encoding TRAP transporter small permease subunit: MIALRKFISIVDKINYRIGRVTMYGIFVMMAILLWSSISKTFFNPSLWTLEMAQFAMVAYYILGGPYSIQMGSNVRMDLLYGGWSTRRKAAIDTITVLFLIFYLGVLLWGGIDSTLYSFKYGGERSPTAWRPYLWPIKVIMCTGIALMLLQALSELFKDILRLRGEEIDNVV, encoded by the coding sequence ATGATAGCGCTTCGCAAATTCATCAGCATCGTTGACAAGATCAACTATCGCATCGGACGAGTGACCATGTATGGCATCTTCGTCATGATGGCGATCCTGTTGTGGTCGTCGATCTCGAAAACCTTCTTCAACCCGTCGCTCTGGACGTTGGAAATGGCGCAGTTCGCGATGGTCGCCTATTACATTCTGGGTGGCCCATACTCGATCCAGATGGGGTCGAACGTGCGGATGGACCTTCTGTATGGCGGGTGGAGCACACGTCGCAAGGCCGCCATCGATACGATCACCGTCCTGTTCCTGATCTTTTATCTGGGGGTGCTCTTGTGGGGCGGTATCGACAGCACGCTTTATTCGTTCAAATACGGTGGCGAGCGCAGCCCGACAGCATGGCGCCCCTATCTATGGCCGATCAAAGTGATCATGTGCACCGGTATCGCGCTGATGTTGCTACAGGCCCTTTCCGAACTGTTCAAAGACATTCTGCGCCTGCGCGGCGAGGAGATCGACAATGTCGTATGA
- a CDS encoding TRAP transporter substrate-binding protein: MTTRRKFIAGAGVGALAAPLATPVLAQSTITWRMQTYAGPALAEHVVKPAIDMFNQIAGDRMQIELFFADQLVPTGELFQAMQRGTIDAVQSDDDSMASPTEVTVFGGYFPFASRYSLDVPVLFNQYGLNEIWDEEYSKVGVKHISAGAWDPCHFATKDPINSLEDLKGKRIFTFPTAGRFLTQFGVVPVTLPWEDIEVAVQTGELDGIAWSGITEDYTVGWADVTNYFLTNNISGAWAGSFFANMDRWNELPDDLKTLFRVCCDQSHYYRQWWYWGGEASLRVNGPKMELTTIPDAEWAQVEEAAVKFWDEIAAESETKAKVVDIIKTYNATMQKAGRPYRYG, translated from the coding sequence ATGACAACTAGACGTAAGTTTATCGCCGGTGCCGGTGTGGGCGCCTTGGCCGCACCGCTTGCAACGCCTGTTCTTGCGCAATCCACCATCACATGGCGGATGCAAACCTATGCCGGCCCCGCGCTGGCGGAACACGTTGTCAAACCGGCCATCGACATGTTCAACCAGATCGCCGGTGATCGGATGCAGATCGAGCTGTTCTTTGCGGATCAGCTTGTGCCGACTGGCGAGCTGTTCCAGGCCATGCAGCGCGGCACGATCGACGCGGTGCAGTCGGATGACGATTCAATGGCTTCACCGACCGAAGTGACCGTGTTTGGCGGATATTTCCCGTTTGCGTCCCGCTATTCGCTGGATGTGCCGGTTCTGTTCAACCAATACGGACTGAACGAAATCTGGGACGAGGAATATTCCAAAGTCGGTGTGAAACATATCAGCGCAGGCGCGTGGGATCCGTGCCATTTTGCCACCAAGGATCCAATCAATTCGCTTGAAGATCTGAAGGGCAAACGGATCTTCACCTTCCCGACCGCTGGTCGGTTCCTGACGCAGTTCGGGGTCGTTCCCGTCACGCTGCCGTGGGAAGATATCGAGGTCGCGGTCCAGACCGGTGAACTGGACGGTATCGCATGGTCCGGCATCACCGAGGACTACACCGTCGGCTGGGCCGATGTGACCAACTATTTCCTGACCAACAACATCTCGGGCGCATGGGCCGGGTCGTTCTTCGCCAATATGGACCGTTGGAACGAACTGCCGGACGATCTGAAAACACTGTTCCGGGTTTGCTGTGATCAATCGCACTATTATCGTCAGTGGTGGTATTGGGGCGGCGAGGCCAGCCTGCGGGTAAATGGCCCCAAGATGGAACTGACAACCATCCCGGATGCCGAATGGGCGCAGGTCGAAGAAGCCGCCGTGAAGTTCTGGGACGAAATCGCCGCGGAAAGCGAAACCAAAGCGAAGGTCGTGGACATCATCAAGACCTATAACGCAACGATGCAGAAGGCTGGACGTCCGTATCGCTACGGATAA
- a CDS encoding AraC family transcriptional regulator, whose amino-acid sequence MRYEDWLLRVLTYIHDNPDGDLSLDRLADVAAMSRFHWHRVFHAMTGETCAQVVRRMRLHRAAGRLVREQTAVENIAQACGYPNPRSFTQAFRASYGVSPIAFRKIGRLDAPALLQRIGDLTMHPVEIRDNPTRRLIGLSHKGAYMNIGEKFEAAAAMIGARNLWEDCGPMIGVYFDDPDAVDEKDLRSFAGAEWRGGDIPDGFETVEIRGGRTAVMTYKGPYATLKSGYDALYGGWLPTSGETPADAPCYEINLNDPRDTPPDELLTDLCMPLA is encoded by the coding sequence ATGCGATACGAAGATTGGCTGTTGCGGGTGCTGACCTATATCCACGACAACCCGGATGGGGATTTGTCACTGGATCGGTTGGCAGATGTCGCGGCGATGTCGCGGTTTCACTGGCATCGCGTGTTCCATGCGATGACTGGCGAGACGTGCGCGCAAGTCGTTCGGCGTATGCGTCTGCATCGCGCTGCGGGACGGTTGGTTCGAGAACAGACCGCTGTAGAGAATATTGCGCAGGCGTGCGGCTATCCCAATCCGCGCAGTTTTACCCAAGCGTTTCGCGCCTCGTATGGTGTGTCCCCGATTGCCTTTCGTAAAATCGGCCGGCTGGACGCCCCGGCACTTTTACAACGAATAGGAGATTTGACGATGCATCCCGTGGAAATTCGCGATAACCCTACCCGTCGCTTGATCGGTTTGTCCCATAAAGGCGCATACATGAACATCGGCGAGAAATTCGAAGCCGCTGCGGCCATGATCGGAGCGCGGAACTTGTGGGAAGATTGCGGGCCGATGATCGGTGTCTATTTTGATGACCCGGACGCTGTTGATGAAAAAGACCTGCGCAGTTTTGCGGGGGCGGAATGGCGTGGTGGTGACATACCGGACGGGTTCGAAACCGTCGAGATCAGGGGGGGGCGAACGGCGGTGATGACCTACAAGGGGCCATATGCCACCCTGAAATCGGGATATGATGCGCTCTATGGGGGCTGGCTGCCGACATCTGGGGAAACCCCGGCAGACGCCCCGTGTTACGAGATCAACCTGAACGATCCGCGCGACACCCCGCCCGATGAGTTACTGACCGATCTCTGCATGCCTCTGGCATAA
- a CDS encoding carboxymuconolactone decarboxylase family protein, which yields MDWKAFLAETEGNINHLAKDIPLTMKGFAQMGGAAKTNGALSEKTKEFIALGIAISTRCDSCIGFHVRSLVRLGATLDELNEALAMASYMGGGPSIAFSAKAREAFEQFSAG from the coding sequence GTGGACTGGAAAGCATTTCTGGCCGAAACCGAAGGCAACATAAACCATCTTGCCAAAGACATACCTTTAACAATGAAGGGCTTTGCGCAGATGGGCGGAGCCGCCAAGACGAACGGCGCGTTGAGCGAAAAGACCAAGGAGTTCATCGCGCTTGGCATCGCCATCTCGACCCGCTGCGACAGCTGTATCGGCTTCCACGTGCGGTCATTGGTGCGTCTGGGTGCCACACTGGACGAGTTGAACGAGGCACTTGCGATGGCGTCTTACATGGGTGGCGGCCCGTCGATTGCCTTTAGCGCCAAGGCACGCGAGGCGTTTGAACAGTTCAGCGCGGGCTAG